Proteins co-encoded in one Artemia franciscana chromosome 10, ASM3288406v1, whole genome shotgun sequence genomic window:
- the LOC136032008 gene encoding ARF GTPase-activating protein GIT1-like, with product MDTLLKKGECGECSSKQMRWVSMNKFLLLCDDCASVHLEMGRHVSYIRPVSGIFNQDEIRLLSCLVSVSNSIWEHRLLDPANIKNAKKKPVATDPIYPVKAEFIRAKHIHNAFIFKYSTTAASNEDDDFSEQLHGCVRTANFETTLRLLICGAEPNYFHLEKGVSTVHVAVENNQSAQVYLLYLYGTDLNSLDSKGRAPLDIAQELRNNDMMERLIELQHMVSDRISKFLCGKVPNHKEGLHYLIPKIDPSLAFSSMNGVSRIQNLTNELFEELVMDLYDELDRRDIERAWNNIQTLEKSDLPFPVAYLTPIIAYSGSRNEIRRRLSKLNPTEFAILLVDTLKEIKRRNDILISCEEEHVYDRVASEDYFPIDLMTPHFYSEPHDTLSSGLIGSKGLTPDTTRHIQEQLAASDVKMEARWKSVEQQIKDLKETVETLLKEKSAFKKNILVEKLPPLYPKINERAVGSPELLYSKPIDEVLAVAHRSRSNRPISMFEPRKSSTQPLPSATEVSKLASAITSSVKELKKLVDSGQVLELSSAAEKVVGAALAVLGTLNNSAQDHTLQVSLNKLSQSLSNLQSTCKDVTANQSKYECSYITQKVYPCAHDVLCAVKTIMNFFQSHC from the coding sequence ATGGATACCCTCCTCAAAAAAGGAGAATGCGGAGAGTGTTCAAGCAAACAAATGCGCTGGGTTTCAATGAACAAATTTCTTCTCCTTTGTGATGACTGTGCCAGCGTTCATCTTGAAATGGGTCGACATGTCAGCTATATTAGACCAGTCAGTGGAATATTTAATCAAGATGAAATACGACTTCTCAGTTGTCTTGTAAGTGTTTCGAACTCTATTTGGGAACATCGTCTTCTAGACCCAGCAAATATAAAAAACGCTAAAAAGAAGCCAGTAGCAACGGATCCAATCTATCCTGTGAAAGCTGAGTTTATTCGAGCGAAGCATATTCATAATgcctttattttcaaatatagcaCCACTGCCGCGTCTAATGAAGATGATGATTTTTCTGAACAGTTGCATGGTTGTGTAAGAACtgctaattttgaaacaactttAAGACTTCTTATTTGTGGTGCAGAGCCTAACTACTTTCACCTGGAAAAGGGTGTTTCAACAGTCCATGTTGCAGTTGAGAATAATCAGTCTGCTCAGGTCTACCTTTTGTATTTGTATGGGACTGACTTGAATTCGTTGGATTCTAAAGGTCGGGCACCTCTTGATATAGCTCAAGAATTACGAAATAATGATATGATGGAAAGGCTAATTGAATTACAGCACATGGTTAGCGACAGAATATCTAAGTTTTTGTGTGGTAAGGTTCCTAACCATAAAGAAGGACTGCACTATCTTATACCCAAAATAGATCCATCCTTAGCATTTTCTTCAATGAATGGTGTTTCGAGAATTCAAAATCTTACAAATGAACTATTTGAAGAGCTTGTAATGGACTTATATGATGAGCTGGATCGTCGAGATATTGAGCGGGCTTGGAATAATATccaaacattagaaaaaagtgACTTACCATTCCCTGTAGCTTATCTCACGCCAATTATTGCATATTCTGGGAGTCGAAATGAAATTAGAAGACGACTGTCAAAATTAAATCCTACAGAATTTGCTATTTTATTAGTTGACACCCTGAAAGAAATTAAGAGGCGTAACGATATTTTGATAAGCTGTGAAGAAGAGCATGTGTATGATAGGGTTGCATCGGAGGATTATTTCCCAATTGATCTCATGACTCCACACTTTTATTCAGAGCCCCACGATACTCTTTCTTCAGGATTAATTGGGTCAAAAGGCTTAACACCTGATACTACGAGGCATATTCAAGAGCAACTTGCTGCTTCGGACGTCAAAATGGAGGCAAGATGGAAAAGTGTTGAACAACAAATTAAAGACCTAAAAGAAACAGTTGAAACACTTCTAAAAGAGAAGTCAgcattcaaaaaaaatattttggttgaaaaacttCCGCCGCTTTACCCAAAGATAAATGAAAGAGCAGTAGGATCTCCTGAATTACTTTATTCCAAGCCCATAGATGAGGTTCTAGCCGTTGCTCATAGAAGCCGGTCAAATAGACCAATAAGCATGTTTGAACCGAGAAAATCTTCCACTCAGCCTCTTCCAAGTGCCACTGAAGTATCAAAACTGGCGAGTGCAATTACGTCAAGTGTAAAAGAACTGAAGAAATTAGTCGATTCTGGCCAAGTGTTAGAACTTTCCAGTGCTGCAGAAAAAGTTGTTGGTGCTGCTTTAGCCGTCCTTGGAACACTTAATAATTCTGCTCAAGATCATACTTTACAAGTTTCTTTGAATAAACTATCCCAAAGTCTCTCAAATTTACAATCTACTTGTAAAGATGTTACTGCGAATCAGAGCAAATATGAGTGTTCATATATAACGCAAAAAGTATATCCATGTGCTCATGATGTTCTTTGTGCAGTAAAAACTATCATGAACTTCTTTCAGTCTCACTGTTAA